AGCGGGCGACCGACGGCGACTCGCCGACCTTCTTCGAGACGCTGACGGCGATGGCGCTGTGGGAGTTCGATCGGCAGGACGTGGACGTGGCCGTCCTCGAAGTCGGCATCGGCGGGACGCTGGACGCCACGAGCGTCGTCGACCCGATCGCCAGCGCCGTCACCGCGGTCACGCTCGAACACACGGACCTGCTCGGCGACACCGTCGGGGAGATCGCTCGCGACAAATCGGGCGTCGCGCCCGACGACGCGCCGCTCGTGACCGCGACGACCGGCGACGCGCTCGCGGCCATCCGCGAGGAGGTCGACGACGTGCTCACGGTCGCCGACGCCGACTGGAGCGAGCCCGAGGACCCGGACGTGACCGTCGCGTACGGCGGTCGCGAGGGACTGGAGGGGGCCGTCTCGGTCGAGGGGACCGGCTCGCTCGACGGCGGGGACGAGGAGGGCGGCGACGGCGGGTGGGCCGTCGACACGCGCCTCCCGCTGCTGGGCGCTCACCAGGCGCGCAACGCGGGCGTCGCGGCGGCGCTCGTCGGGCAGGTGGCCGGCCGCCTGGGTGTCGACGCGGCGACGGCGGCCGTCGAGCGCGGCTTCCGCAACGCCCACTGGCCGGGGCGGTTCGAGGTGATGGACCGCGAGCCGCTGGTCGTCCTCGACGGCGCGCACAACCCCGGCGGCTGCGAGACGACCGCCGAGGTGCTTTCCACCTTCGACTACGGCGAGGCCCACCTCGTCGTCGGCGCGATGACCGACAAGGACCACCGCGGGGTCGCAGCGGCGTTCGCCGACGCGGATCTGGGCCGCGTCGTCGCCTGCCGCCCCGACCACGACCGCGCCGAGTCCGCCGAGGTGGTCGCCCGCGCGTTCGCGACCGAGACCGACGCCGACGTGTCGACACACGAGCCGGTCGCCGGCGCACTCGCCCGGGCGCTCGACGCCGCCGGACCCGACGACGCCGTCGTCGTCTCGGGCTCGCTGTACGCCGTCGCCGAGGCGCGCACCCGCTGGTCGCGGCCCACCGTCCCGCTCGACGTGGACTCGGTGACCGACGCCGAGGCGGCGCTGGACCGGGCGCACGTCGGCGAGGCGAACGCGGCGGCAGCAGCCGGCGACGCCGTCCACCGCGTCTTGCGGATGCGGCTCCGTCCGCGCCGCGCTCGCCGCCTGCAGTCCGAGTTGCGAGCGCTGGGCGGGGAGGTCGCCCTCTCGGCGCTGGCCGACCAGGACGAGGAGCGCGTCGACGCCGTAGCGATGGCGACCCGGGCGCAGTTCGACCGCCTCGCCGACGCGCTCGCCGACCGCGAGGACGACCTCGCGCCGCTGGCCGACGAGATCCGGGCCGGCCTCGGCGCGTCGCCGACCCCGAACGCGGCGACGCCGACGCCCGACGCCGAGCGGAGCGCGACCGATCGGGACTACCCGTGGGCCGACGGCACGGCGGTGATGGGCATCCTCAACATCACGCCCGACAGCTTCCACGACGGCGGCGAGTACAACACCGTCGCCGACGCCCGCGAGCGCGCCGAGCGGATGGTCGACGCCGGCGTCGAGATCCTCGACATCGGCGGCGAATCGACCCGGCCCGGCGGCGAGGTCGTCCCCGCCGAGGAGGAGAGAGCGCGCGTCGTCCCCGTGATCGAGGAAATTTCGGACCTCGACGCGATGATTTCGATCGACACGCGCAAGGCCGAAGTAGCCCGCGCCGCCCTGGACGCCGGGGCGGACCTGTTAAACGACGTGTCCGGGCTGGAAGACCCGGAGATGCGGCTCGTCGCCGCCGAGTACGACGTGCCTGTGGTCGTCATGCACAGTATCGAGGCACCGGTCGACCCGACCACGAGCGTCGAGTACGACGACGTGGTCGACGACGTGATCGACTACCTCGCCGAGCGCGTCCTCCTCGCCGAGAAGGCCGGGCTCGACCGCTCGCAGATCCTCGTCGACCCCGGGCTCGGGTTCGGCAAATCGGCCGCCGAGAGCTTCGAACTCCTGGGTCGGCTGGACGAACTCGCGGCGCTGGGCTGCCCGGTTCTGGTCGGCCACTCCCGCAAGTCCATGTTCGAACTCACCGAGGGCGGCCGCGAGGGCGCGCTGGACGAGACGGTCGCGGGCACGGCGCTGGCGGCCGAGCGCGGCGCCGACGTGATCAGAGTCCACGACGCCGACGAGAACGTCGCCGCCGTCCGCGTCGCCCGGGCCGCGGCCGACCCCGACCGCTTCGACGAGGAGTGAACGCGGCGGTCGCCGATCCGCGACTCGCGAGACGGCGCGACCCTCGGTCAGTTCAGCGTCGACCGGTCGACGACCCGGAATCGGTGGCCGCAACGCGGACACGCGACGCGGTGCTCCCCGTTGGTGTCGACCGTCTCGAACGAGCGAGCGAGGCCGGTCTTCCCGCAGTCGGGACAGCGCCGGAGGAACGGGGGGATCATCGGCGGTCGCCGATCGGTAGGCGCCCGAGTGGCAAGGGTTCGTCCCCGCGCGACGCGACTCACAGCAGCCCGTGGTCGGCCTGCAAGTCCCGATACGTCTGCAGATAGCGTTCGAGGACGGCGTCGTGGTCGTAGTCCGCGTAGTCCTCGTCGACGGTCAACCGCTCGAACTCGCCGGCGTCGACGATGGCGTCGGCGATCTGCTGGGGGTCGGTCGCGCGGAAGCTGCGCTCTTCCTCCTCGATGAGCTCGTGGGCGCTGGACTCGGCCTGGTACTCGACGATGCCGACGCAGCCGCAGGCCAGCGCCCACAGCAGTTCGCTCGCGAAGTACTCCCGGTGGGCCGTCTGGACGAACGCGTGAGCGCCCTTGTAGTAGGCCACCCGCTCGGCTCGGTCGCAGGCGCCGGCGAAGGTGACCCGATCCTCGATCCGGAGGTCCCGGACCTGCCGTTCGTAGCCCTCGCGTTCGGGGCCGTCGCCGACGATCGTCGCCGACCAGTCGCGGTCGCGCAGCTCGGCGAGGCCCAGCAGGAAGCTCTCCAGGTTGGCGCTCTCGTCGAGCGGGTGGGCGTAAACGACATCGATCGCCTCGGCGGGCTCGGTCTCCCTGACCGTCTCCATGTCGACGCTCTCGGGGACGACCTGGGTGGTGTCGGCGGTCGCGCCGCGCTCGCGGACGCGCGTGCGAACCATCTCGGAGGGCGTGTCGACCATGTCGGGGAGCGTGGCGGCGCGGTCGGCGAACCGCGAGTCGTCGACCGACTCGTCGCCGAACCACTCGATCACCAGCGGCGCGCGGGCGACCGTTCCGCCGAGGCTGGCGGCGACGACGCCGACGGGCGGGTCGGGCCGGGCGTGGACGATATCGGGGTCGAACAGGGCGAGCAGCGCGGGGAGGCGGACGGAAAAGGAGGTGAGGGCGGGGGAGATGGTGACCCCGCGGTAGGTGACGCCGTCGCGCTCGACGGTCTCGTCGGTCCCCTCCCAGAACTGGGTGCAGAAGACGGTCACGTCGTGGCCGCGGGCGGCGAGGTGGCGTGCGACGCGTTCGAACCGGCGGGCGCCTTCGGTGTCGCGATAGTGAGTCGTCTCCATCGAGACGAACGCGACGCGCATACGCCGGAGGACGGGGTGGGATGTCAAAAATCCCCGCCATCCCGGCGGCGGCCGGTAAGGCGACCGTACCGCGGTGGTCCGGCGGAGTCGTCGCCGAAGTAAGTCGCACCTACCACGCAGGAACGTTTATTACCGGCTACAGGGATCGGGGCGGTAGTGAATCGACGGGCGTTCCTCGGGGGCGCCGGTGTGGCGCTGTCGCTGGGAGTCGCCGGGCGCCGCGCCGCGAGCCCGCCGGACCCGGTCGTCGTCCGCGTCTGGTTCAGCGAGTCCGCGGCCACGCACGACGCGCTCGCCGGCAGGGTCGAAGGCTACCTCGGCGCGGCCCTCGGCGAGGCGGTCGGCGCCGTCGAGGTCGAGTTCGCGCCGTCGTCGGTCCCGCTGGCCCACGAGGGCGGGAAGACGTCGCTCGGGTTCGACTGGCCGACGACGGTCGTCGAGGGGCTGGTCGGGCTCGACGAGATCGACCCCGTCGGGGACGTGAACCTGCTCGTCACCGACGGCGACCCGCGGCGCCAGCCCGCCGGGTACGCTCGTCCGCGGATCGCCGCCACCACCGGCGGGGCCTACATCGCCAGGATGGCGCCCGCCGAGAGGACGCCGCCGGTCGTCCCCTACTCGCTCCCGGCCGCGGCGACGCAGCTGCTGCTCCACGAGGTCGGCCACGCGCTCGGAGCTACCCACGGGCACGGGGCGGCGCGCCGCGAGGGCGACGCCCTCGTCGCGAGTCCGATGGTCGGGAGCTACCTCTGGGCGTCCGAGCGCGTCCGCGAGCGACACCTCGACGACGCGAGCGCCTGCGGCGGCGCGTACCCGAACGCCGACGACGCGACGGAGCGGCGGCTCGGACTACGGTACACCGACTGCGCCGCTCGCGCGCTGCGGTGACGGCGAAAAATGTCCGAACGGTCGTCGACCGGAAGCGTCAGCTCGCGGCGTCCGTCTCGGTGTCCGTCTCGGTATCACCGATGACACCGCCCTCGTCCGTCTCGGTCTCGGTACCCATGCCGTCATCGGTGGCCGTCTCCGTCTCGGTACCCATCGTATCGTCTCCCTCTGTCTCCGTCGTGTCGTCCCCTTCGGTTTCGGTCGCGGGTTCCATCACGTCGTCCCCTTCGGTTTCGGTCGCGGGTTCCATCACGTCGTCACCTTCCGTCTCGGTTTCGTCGCCGACGGCGGGCGAGGTGTCTTCCCCGTCTTCGCCGATGGCTGCTGTGTCGGTTCCGGCGCCCGGGCCGGGACCGCCGCAGCCGGCGAGGGCGACCAGAGCGACGATACAGACTGTCGCGAGTGCGCGGTACATGCGTTTCCCCACAGGAGCGTCAGCGGTTTCGTTATTGGCGGGCATTCGGGGGAGGGACGCAACGTTTTCCCCGTTGTGCCCGTCCCACCGGCGTCAAACGTCCACTTACTGCCGAAGTCTGTCACGCCTACCGCCGCGGCCGTCCGTCACGCTCGTCGGGGGGTCGCGAGTCCGCCCGGCTCGCACGCCCGGAAGGACTTTCTCCGCCCCGCCGCTTGCCCGGAGTATGTACGACCTCGACCGATATCTCAACGTGCGGAGCGCCTACGGCGCTTCGTTCGGTCCCGACGGAACGCTGTCCCTTCTGCTCGACGCCACGGGCACCCCTCAGCTCTGGACGCTCGACGAACCCCGAACGTGGCCCGTCCAGCGCACCTTCTTCGAGGACCGGGTCACCTTCGCCTCGTGGTCGCCCGAGCGACGGGAACTCGCCTTCGGCATGGACGAGGGCGGCAACGAGCGCGCCCAGCTCTACCGCCTCGACGCCGACGACGGGACGATCGCGAACCTCACCGCGCGTCCCGACGCCAAACACCGCTGGGGCGGGTGGTCACACGACGGCGACCGCTTCGCGTTCGCCTCCAACCGCCGCGACGAGTCCGTCTTCGACGTGTACGTCCAGGGACGAGCGGAGACCGGCGAGGACGCGACGCTCGTCCACGAGGGCGACGGCTGGCTCTCCGTCGGCGGCTGGGCGCCCGCCGACGACCGCCTGCTCGTCTCGCAGGCTCACTGGAACTTCGACCAGGATCTCTTCGTCCTCGACGCCGAGTCGGGCGAACGGCGCCACCTCACGCCCCACGACGGCGACGTGCGCTTCACGAGCGCCCAGTGGAGCCCCGACGGCGACGCCCTCTACCTGACCACCGACTACGAGTCCGACACGAAGTTCCTCGCCCGGCTCGATCTGACGGCGATCGGCGACGACCCCGACGAGGCCGACCTCGCGGCGGCGCTCGACACCGTGGCCGACGGGGGCGAGTGGAACGTGGGGGGCGTGGCCGTCGACGACGAGACCGGCCGGCTCGTCTACTCCCGGAACGTCGACGGCTACACCGACCTGACCGTCGGCGAACTCGCCGGCCCAACCGAGATCGACGAGTTCCCAGCGCCGGACCTGCCGGGCGGGATCGCCGGCGGCGTCGCCTTCGACGAGCGCGCCGAGCGGTTCGCACTCTCGGCGACCGGCCGGACCGAGAACACGAACGTCTACGTCGTCGACGTGGAGTCGGGCGAGTTCGAGCGCTGGACCGACGCCTCCACGGCGGGGATCCCGAAGTCCTCGTTCGTCGAGCCCGAACTCGTCCGCTACCCGACCTTCGACGACCGGTCGATCCCGGGCTACTTCTCGCTGCCCGACGACCCGGAAGCGGGCGAGACGCCCGTGATCGTCGACATCCACGGCGGGCCCGAGAGCCAGCGCCGGCCCTCCTTCGCGGGACTCACCCAGTACTTCCTGTCGCGGGGGTACGCCGTCTTCGAACCCAACGTCCGCGGGTCGACCGGCTACGGCCGCGAGTACACCCACCTCGACGACGTGGAGAAGCGGATGGACTCGGTGGCCGATATCGAGGCCGCGGTCGAGTGGCTGACCGACCGCGAGGCGGTCGACCCCGACCGCGTGGTGGCGATGGGCGGCTCCTACGGCGGGTTCATGGTGCTGGCGGCGCTGACGGAGTACCCCGACCTGTGGGCCGCCGGCGTCGATATCGTGGGGATCGCCAACTTCGTCACGTTTCTGGAGAACACCGGCTCGTGGCGCCGCGAGCTGCGCGAGGCCGAGTACGGTTCGCTGGACGACGACCGCGAGTTCCTCGAATCGGTCTCGCCGATCAACAACGTCGAGTCGATCGCGGCGCCGCTGTTCGTCCTCCACGGCGCCAACGACCCCCGCGTCCCGCTCGGCGAGGCCGAGCAGATCGCCGAGCGGGCGGCCGAGCAGGGCGTCCCCGTCGAGAAGCTCGTCTTCGACGACGAGGGCCACGGGATCACCAAGCGCGAGAACCGGATCGAGGCCTACACGGCCGTCGTCGACTTCCTCGACGAGCACGTCTGACCGATGGTCGACGACGACCTCGCGACCCGCTCACGCGAGCGCGTCGCCGACTGGCTGGCCGACCTGCGCCGGCGGTACGACGACTTCGAGCGCGTCGAGAAGCGGTGGGAACTGTCGCCCGAGGCCTACGAGCGCGACCGCGAGCGGATCGCGGCCGGTGCGAACGGCGGCGCGGGCGTCTGGATCACCGACGACGCGGGCCGAGTCCTGCTCGTCCGCAACGAGGGCGACGACGGCTGGGCCGACCCCGGCGGCAAGCGCGAGGCCGACGAGTCCTTCGAGGCGGCCGCGCGCCGCGAGGTCCGTGAGGAGGCGGCCGTCGAGGCGACGATCACGGGCCTCCGTGAGGCGCACGTCCTCGAACTCGTCGACGAGAGCGACCCCGACCGGCCCGCGCTGGCCAGCCTCATCGCGGTCTTCGACGGCGAGTACGCGAGCGGCGACCTGCGTCCGCGGGAGGGGGAGATCGCCGCGGCGGAGTGGTTCGCGTCGCGACCGGCGACCGTACTGTACCCCGAAGTTGCCGACCGACCGTATCCGGCCAGCGAGTGACCGCGAGCGGTCGGCGACCCGCTCGCAAGTGCGAACGTCCGGGGTCCGACCCCGGGGCGAGCGGTCCGTCCGTGGCCTGAACGAAGGGACGGGTTTATGCCGATCCCGACGCAGATGCGGACGATGTCCGTGGCCGAGGTCTCCCGCGACAGGGTGGAGGAGCGGCTGGTCGCGCTGGAGGACGAGTACAGCGGGTTCCCGATCAACCAGACGACGCTCACCGTGCCCAGCGACGCCTACGAGCGGGCCGGGGGGCGCTGCGAGCGCGGTATCGTCGACGCGTACGTCCAGCTGTACAACGACAGCGAGGACGTGCTGCTGGTCGAACGCGACGGCGAGTGGGTCGTCCCCCACGGCGAACCGGCGACCGACGAGCGCGTCGTCCCCGGGACCGAGGCCGCGATCCGGGAGACCACCGGCGTCGACTGCTCGCTGACCGACCTCATCCGCGTGACGATCCTCGGCGTCCGCGACGAGGACGACCCCGACCGCCCGCCGGTCTACCGGCTGATCGCCGTCTTCGTCGCCGAGACCGACGGGTCGGACGCGACCGTCGCCGCGCCGGTGTCCGGTGGCGGCCGGGCGGCCGACGCGGCGGGCGACGGCGACGCGGCCGAAGCGACCGACGACGGCGACGCGACGGGCGACACCGACGACCAGACACCGGCGGGCGTGCGCTGGCACCCGACGCTCCCGGAGTCGGCGGTGCCCTCGCACTGACGCCGTCCGCTCGGGACGAGACCCCTGATCCACCGGAACACTTACCGCGGCGCTGTCCCCTACACCCGGCAGTGGCAGCCATCGAGACCGACGGGCTCACGAAGCGCTACGGGTCGGTCGCCGCCGTCGAGGGGCTGGACCTGACCGTCGAGAGCGGGACCATCTACGGCTTTCTCGGCCCCAACGGCGCCGGCAAGACGACCACCATGCGGCTGCTGACCGGACTCACCCGTCCCAGCGACGGGTCGGCGACCGTCGCCGGCGTCGACGTGCGCGACCGCGACCGGCTGGGCGAGCGGATCGGCTACGTCCCCGACACGCCGCCGCTGTACGAGAAGCTCACCGCCCGCGAGCAGCTGTCGGCGGTCGCCGACGTGCGCGGGCTCGACCCGGAGCGCGCCCGCGAGCGGGTCGGTGCCCTGCTCGACCGGTTCGGCCTGGCGGCCGCCGACGACCGCATCGAGAGCTACTCGAAGGGCATGAAACAGAAGACCAGCGTGATCCAGGCCATCGTCCACGAGCCCGCGGTGCTGTTCCTCGACGAACCGACCAGCGGGCTCGACCCTAACGCCGCGCGGACGCTCAAGGAGGTCCTCACGGAGCTGCGCGACGCGGGCACCGCCGTCTTCCTCTCGACGCACGTGCTCTCGGTGGTCGACGAGCTGGCCGACACCGTCGGGCTGCTCTCGGACGGGCGACTGCTGGCCGAGGACGACCCCGAGCGGCTGGTCGCCGACCGCGACGGCGACACGCTGGAGGACGCCTTCGTCGAGCTGACGAGCGACACCGACCTCTCGGCGCGGCTGCGCGAGTCGCCATGACGAGCCCGGCCGTCGTCGTCACGCGGACCGCCCTCCGCCAGACCTACCGGCGAGTCCGCGAGTCCAAGCGGATGACCGCCTTCTTCCTGTTGATACCCGGCTTCTTCGCGCTGCAGGTCTCCGGCCTGGTCGGACCGGGCGCCTACGACCTGGGCCGGCGATTCGCCGCCGGCGAGGTCGCGCCGGTCGTCGCCCGCGTCCGCGGGACGGTGCTGTCGGGCGTCGTCCTGCTCGCCCTGATGGGGACGCTCGGCGCCGCGGGGGGCAACAGCGAGTTCAAGGACCGCTACGTGACCTTCCTGACGGCGACGAGCACCCGCGCGGTCGCCGTCGGGAGCGTCGCCCGCCAGACGGCCGTCTGGACGGCGCTGTTCTGGCCGGTCGCGCTCGCCGGCGCGGTCGCGTTCGCCGTCGGCGCCGAGGCGCCGGTCGCCGCGGTCTCGCTGGTCGCGGGCAGCCTCTGGCTGTTCGTCGTCGCCGGCGTCGCGACGGCCCCGATCGGCTTCGGCGCCCGCTGGCTGCTCGACGGCTACGGGCTCTCGAAGAACGCCCGGTTCGGCCTCGGGGTCGGGATGCTCGGGCTGTTCTACCTCGTCCTGTTCACCCGCCGGACCGTCGGCGCCGCGCTGGGCGCGACGCCGCTGTCGTGGGCCGGCGACCTGCTGTTGTTGACCGTCCGGGACGCCGGCGCTTCGCCCGCCCGCGCGGGCGGGTTCCTCCTCGCCACGGTCGGGCTCGTGCTCGGCTCGCTCGCCGCGTCGGTCCGGCTCGCCGAGGCCGTCTGGTACGACGACCGCGCGCTCGGCGACGACGACGAGGAGGCCGGCGACGACCCGGCGACGGCGACGCCCGTCAGGGACGTGCTCGCGTCGGTCGTCCCGCGGCCGACCGCCGCGCTCGTCGAGACGACCTGGCGCCGCACCAAGCGCACGCCGAAGACGCTGTGGTACGTCTACCCCGCCGTCTTCGTCGGCCTCGTCATGGCCGAACAGCTCGTCTACAGCGGCCCGTTCGACGCGGCGATGTACGCGCCGGTCGTCGCCTTCACCGGCGCGCTGGCCGCCGGGAGCGGCTTCACGCTCAATCCGCTGGGCACCGAGGGCGACGCGCTGCCCGCCCTGCTCACCGCCGGCGTCTCGAGCGAGACGTTCGTCCGCGCGAAGGCCTACGCCGTCGTCCTCCCGGTGATGCCGCTGCTGGTCGGCGCCGCGCTGGGCACCGCTATCGGCGTCGGCGTCTCCTCGCCGCTGGTCGTCGCCGCCATCGGCGTCTTCGCGGTCGCCCTCGCGGTGGTCGCGCCGCTGTGTTCGCTGGCGCTCGGCGTCCACTACCCGCCCGGCGACGAGGGGCTGCTCGGCGAGGACGTGCAGATCCCGAACAAGTCCGCCTCCGCGGCCTACACCCTCGGCATGGTCACCGTCGGCGCACCGGGGCTCGGGGCGCTCGGCGCCTACGCCCGGCCGAGTCCGGTCGACCCGGCGACCGTCGCGGTCGGCGTCGGCGCGACGGCCATCCTCGCCGCCCTCGTCGCCTGGGGAGGCTACCGCCACGCGGTCGCGAAGCTGGACGCGTACTCCGTCGAGTGACGGGCGACCGCTGGACGCGAATCGAAACCGACTCCCGTCGAGCACGGGCTCTTGGAACCATGACGGACAACGCAGACGGAATCAGCGTCGAGGGACAGACCGCGGTCGTCATCGGCGGCACGAGCGGCATCGGGCTGGAGATCGCCCGGGCGTTCGCCCGCGACGGCGCCGACGTGGTCGCGACCAGCCGCTCGGAGGACTCCGTCGCCGAGGCCGCCGCGGAACTGCGCGATCTCGGCGCCGAGACGGTCGAGGTCACCTGCAACGTTCGCGACCCCGACTCCGTCCGGAACCTCCGGGAGACCACCGAGGCGGCCCTGGGCACCGTCGACACGCTCGTCACCTCCCAGGGCTCGGTCGCGACGACGCCGGTCACGGAGATGACCGAGGAGGAGTGGGGCCAGGACATCGACGTGCTGCTGACCGGCGCCTTCCGCGCGATCAAGGAGTTCGGCGCCGCCATGGACGAGGGGTCCATTATCAACGTCTCCTCGATGTCCGCCGAGCAGTCCCGCGAGGCGCGCCCGAGCTACGTCTCGGCGAAGGCCGGCCTCAACGGTCTCACCCGCGCGACCGCGGCGGATCTGGGGCCCGAGGTCCGGGTCAACGCCGTCGCGCCCGGCTTCGTCAAGACCGAGCTCGCCGGTCCGAAACTGGAGGACGGCTCGGAGTTCCGCGAAGGCGTCGACGAGCGCACGCCGATGGAGCGGGTCGCCACGCCCGACGAGATCAGCGGCGCCGCGCTGTACCTCGCCAGCGACGCCGCCTCCTTCACCACCGGCGAGATCATCACCATCGACGGCGGCTACGACCGAAGTTCGGTCTGATTCGCCGTCCGGCCCGAATCGACGGTCGGTCCGAGCCGGCTCCCGACGCTCCGATCCGAGCGGTCGGAGCCCGCGACCCGCCGCGCGTATTCAGGCACCGCCGTCAAGCCCGTCGTTCCCCTCCCGGTAGACGATGCTTCTCCCGCCCAGCGGCGAACTCCGAGAACGCGGCGACCACGAGGGCCACGTCGCCGAACGGAGCCTCTACACCCGCGCCGCGACGAGCGGGGCCCGCGGAAAGGCGCTCGTCGCACTCGGTGTCGCCGCCCTCGGCTACGGTGTCTATCGGGCGATGCGCGGGAACGGGGCGGACGTGGAGGCCGTCTCCAGCGCGGAACTCGACGGCGCCGACCGCTCGCTTCTCGCCGGAACCGTGCGTGGTGCGTATCAGGTGCGTTCGACGCTATCTGTTTAGGCGTAGCCCCTATACTCGGACGTGGCCGAGGGGGTGGTATGAGTCCCATGGACGGGAAGGCACGGTACGGCAACAGATCGCTCGTGTACGACGCGCTGGCCGACGAACGACGGCGACACGCCGTCCGGCTGCTGGACGACGCCGACGCGGCGCTGACCATCGAGAAACTCGCCGAACGGATGGTCGAGAGCGACGGCGGGAGGACGGACGGCTCCGCGGACGAGGCGGCGATCACCCGCCTCCGCACGTCGCTGTATCACGTCCACGTTCCGAAACTCTCCGACGCCGGCATCGTCAGGTTCTCCCCCGAGCGACGGCGCGTCCGACTCACCGACTCCGTCTCGCTCGACGCCCTCGACGCCATCGGGTCGTAGGCGGGCTCCGAGCGGTTCGGCGCACTGGGGACCGGAAAACAGGGCCTCAGTAGCTCTTCGCCCAGTAAGCGGTCACCCGGGCGTCCTCGCCGCAGATGGCGCAGTCGTCGTGGACGGGGTCCTCGTCGCGGTCGAGGGGGACCATCACGATCTCGGCTGCGAGGGCGTCCTTGATCGGCTCCTCGCAATCCTCGTCGCCGCACCAGCCGGTCTTGACGTAGCCGCCGTGCTGGCCGATCGTGCCGAGGATCTCCTCGCGGGAGTCGGCCTCGCGGATCTCCCCCTCCAGCGTCTCTTCGGCGCTGGCGTACAGTTTGGCGTAGACCGTGTCGAGGTGGTCCTCGACGGTGTCGCCGATGTCGGCGCGGTCTTCGACGCTGTTCTCACCGTCGGGGCGGTGGACGAGCGTGAGCTCGTCGTCGTCGACCTCGTTGGGGCCGACCTCGATGCGGAGGGGGACCCCTTTCAGCTCCCACTCGTTGTACTTGAACCCGGGGTTGCGGTTGTCGCGGTCGTCGAGGTTCACGCGGATACCGGCCTCGTCGAGTTCCGCTGCGGCGTCGGCGGCGTACTCGACGACTTCCTCCTTGTTGTCCTCCTGCCAGATCGGGACGATGACGACCTGGGTAGGGGCGAGCGTGGGCGGGAGCACGAGCCCCTGGTCGTCCGAATGGAGCATGATGAGCGCGCCCATCGAGCGCCACGAGAGCCCCCACGAGGTAGTGTGGGCGGTCTGGTCCTCCTCGTCCTCGTCGGCGTAGGTGATGTCGAACGCCTCGGCGAAAGAGGTGCCCAGATAGTGGGAGGTGGCGGCCTGGACGGACTTGCCGTCGGGCATCAGCGTCTCGATGGTCGTCGTCGTGTGGGCGCCGGGGAACTTGTCGTGTTCGGGCTTGCGGCCCTTCAGCGCGGGCATGGCCATCACGTCCTCGTAGAGGCGCTCGTACTGGTCGAGGCGGGTCATCGTCTCGTCCCAGGCGCCGTCCTCGTCGCGGTGGGCGGTGTGGCCCTCCTGCCAGAGGAACTCCTTGGTGCGGAAGAACGGCTTGGTCTCGGTGGCCTCCCAGCGCACGACGGAACACCACTGGTTGAGCCGCATGGGCAGGTCGCGATGGCTGCGCACCCAGTCGGCGATGAAGGGGGTGATGATCGACTCGCTGGTCGGGCGGACGGCGAGGCGCTCCTCGAGTTCGTCGTAGCCGCCGTGGGTCACCCACGCGACCTCGGGGTCGAAGCCCTCGACGACGTCCTTCTCCCGTTCGAGGTAGCTCTCGGGGATGAACATCGGGAAGTAGGCGTTGTCGACGCCGGTCTCTTTGAACCAGCCGTCGAGGTGGTCCTGGATGCGCTCCCAGATCGCGTAGCCGCGGGGGCGGGTGACGATGAACCCGCCCATCGGCGCGTAGTCGGCCAGTTCGGCCTTCTGGACGACTTCCGCGTACCACTCGCCCGTCGAATGCTCCTTGCTCTCGGTGATGCCGAGTTCCTGCTCGCCACTCATTACAGGAGCGTCGCCGAGCGCGTTCTTGAACCTGACGAAGCCCCGGTTCTCACTCGCACGCCACCGACGCGGCCGACCGGTCCCGACGACGAGCGATCGGATCCGTCGCTCCACGTGCGGAT
The window above is part of the Halosimplex rubrum genome. Proteins encoded here:
- a CDS encoding S9 family peptidase is translated as MYDLDRYLNVRSAYGASFGPDGTLSLLLDATGTPQLWTLDEPRTWPVQRTFFEDRVTFASWSPERRELAFGMDEGGNERAQLYRLDADDGTIANLTARPDAKHRWGGWSHDGDRFAFASNRRDESVFDVYVQGRAETGEDATLVHEGDGWLSVGGWAPADDRLLVSQAHWNFDQDLFVLDAESGERRHLTPHDGDVRFTSAQWSPDGDALYLTTDYESDTKFLARLDLTAIGDDPDEADLAAALDTVADGGEWNVGGVAVDDETGRLVYSRNVDGYTDLTVGELAGPTEIDEFPAPDLPGGIAGGVAFDERAERFALSATGRTENTNVYVVDVESGEFERWTDASTAGIPKSSFVEPELVRYPTFDDRSIPGYFSLPDDPEAGETPVIVDIHGGPESQRRPSFAGLTQYFLSRGYAVFEPNVRGSTGYGREYTHLDDVEKRMDSVADIEAAVEWLTDREAVDPDRVVAMGGSYGGFMVLAALTEYPDLWAAGVDIVGIANFVTFLENTGSWRRELREAEYGSLDDDREFLESVSPINNVESIAAPLFVLHGANDPRVPLGEAEQIAERAAEQGVPVEKLVFDDEGHGITKRENRIEAYTAVVDFLDEHV
- the folP gene encoding dihydropteroate synthase, coding for MEFHEAADFLFDLRRFAPRPGLDPTRELLDHVGDPHERLACVQVAGSNGKGSTARMVERALREAGLSVGLYTSPHLDDVRERVRVDGRPMTESAVTDFVGSFREYATERATDGDSPTFFETLTAMALWEFDRQDVDVAVLEVGIGGTLDATSVVDPIASAVTAVTLEHTDLLGDTVGEIARDKSGVAPDDAPLVTATTGDALAAIREEVDDVLTVADADWSEPEDPDVTVAYGGREGLEGAVSVEGTGSLDGGDEEGGDGGWAVDTRLPLLGAHQARNAGVAAALVGQVAGRLGVDAATAAVERGFRNAHWPGRFEVMDREPLVVLDGAHNPGGCETTAEVLSTFDYGEAHLVVGAMTDKDHRGVAAAFADADLGRVVACRPDHDRAESAEVVARAFATETDADVSTHEPVAGALARALDAAGPDDAVVVSGSLYAVAEARTRWSRPTVPLDVDSVTDAEAALDRAHVGEANAAAAAGDAVHRVLRMRLRPRRARRLQSELRALGGEVALSALADQDEERVDAVAMATRAQFDRLADALADREDDLAPLADEIRAGLGASPTPNAATPTPDAERSATDRDYPWADGTAVMGILNITPDSFHDGGEYNTVADARERAERMVDAGVEILDIGGESTRPGGEVVPAEEERARVVPVIEEISDLDAMISIDTRKAEVARAALDAGADLLNDVSGLEDPEMRLVAAEYDVPVVVMHSIEAPVDPTTSVEYDDVVDDVIDYLAERVLLAEKAGLDRSQILVDPGLGFGKSAAESFELLGRLDELAALGCPVLVGHSRKSMFELTEGGREGALDETVAGTALAAERGADVIRVHDADENVAAVRVARAAADPDRFDEE
- a CDS encoding CpXC domain-containing protein, with translation MIPPFLRRCPDCGKTGLARSFETVDTNGEHRVACPRCGHRFRVVDRSTLN
- a CDS encoding zinc metalloprotease, producing the protein MNRRAFLGGAGVALSLGVAGRRAASPPDPVVVRVWFSESAATHDALAGRVEGYLGAALGEAVGAVEVEFAPSSVPLAHEGGKTSLGFDWPTTVVEGLVGLDEIDPVGDVNLLVTDGDPRRQPAGYARPRIAATTGGAYIARMAPAERTPPVVPYSLPAAATQLLLHEVGHALGATHGHGAARREGDALVASPMVGSYLWASERVRERHLDDASACGGAYPNADDATERRLGLRYTDCAARALR
- a CDS encoding glycosyltransferase — its product is MRVAFVSMETTHYRDTEGARRFERVARHLAARGHDVTVFCTQFWEGTDETVERDGVTYRGVTISPALTSFSVRLPALLALFDPDIVHARPDPPVGVVAASLGGTVARAPLVIEWFGDESVDDSRFADRAATLPDMVDTPSEMVRTRVRERGATADTTQVVPESVDMETVRETEPAEAIDVVYAHPLDESANLESFLLGLAELRDRDWSATIVGDGPEREGYERQVRDLRIEDRVTFAGACDRAERVAYYKGAHAFVQTAHREYFASELLWALACGCVGIVEYQAESSAHELIEEEERSFRATDPQQIADAIVDAGEFERLTVDEDYADYDHDAVLERYLQTYRDLQADHGLL